TCGCCGAACTCCAGCAGCTCCTGAAGCACCTCTGCCGACTCAGCCCGCAGCATCCCCCCCGCCTGGCTCTCGCGGACGATGTATTGCAGCTCCTCGGGCGTGCGGTACTGCTCGTCGCCCGCGGCCTGGCGGTTGATGCCCATCAGCCGCAGCACTCCGTTGCCCAGCCAGTTCAGCGAGACGATGAGCACGAAGGCGATGCGCTGCACCCACAGCACCACGGGCGTCACCCACAGCACCGTGCGCTCCGGCCCCTGGAGCGCGATGGACTTGGGCACCATCTCGCCGAGGACGATGTGGAAGTAGGTGAGCACAGCCACCGCCAGCACGCTCGCCAGCGAGTGCGCCGTCAGCCACCGCGCCCAGTCCATCCGCCTGTCGAGCAGCCCGCCGATCCCTTCGGCCAGCACGTGCTCGCCGTACATGCCCAAGCCCAGGCTGGCCATGGTCACGCCCAACTGCGCCGTGGCGATGTAGCGGTCGCGGCGCTTGCGCTCGTGCAGCACCTTCAGCACGGTGCGCGCGACCCGGTCGCCCCCCGCCGCCAGCCGTTCGATGGAGACGCGGGGCACGCCCACGATGGCGAACTCGGCCGCCACGAAGAGCGCATTCAGCAGCACGAGCAGGGCGATGACGACGACGGGAAGGAGGCTACCCACGCGCGTCCTCCCGGTCGTCGCCGCGGCGCGGGCGCGGGGTGGCGATCACCCACGCCACCGCGTGCGCCGCCACCGCCTCCACCTCCATCGCGACGCCTTCGATCTCCACCCGCTCGCCCGGCTCGGGGAGGTGCCCCAGCGCCTCGGTCACGCGGCCGCCAACGGTGTCGCTCTCGCCGTCCAGGTACGCCCCGATCCACGGCTCCGCCTCGTCTATGCGCAGCAGGCCGGGCAGGCGCACGCGCCCGTCGGGCAGCCGCTCCGGCCGCGGGTCCCCGCTCTTGAACTCGTCGCCGAAGTCGCCCATCACCTCGGTGAGCACGTCGTCGAGCGTGACCAGGCCGGACACGCCGCCGAACTCGTCCAGCACCACCGCCTGGTGGCTGCGGCGCTCGCGCATGAGCGTGAGCAGCCGGTCCGCGCTGATGCTCTCGTGCACCATCAGCACCGGCCGCAGCAGCGGCTCGATGGAGGCCAGCGGCGTCTCCTCGAGCGTGCGCGCGAAGAGGTCGCGCGTGTGGAGGACGCCCACGATGTTGTCGATGGTGCCGCGGAAGACGGGCAGGCGCGTGTAGGGGCTGTCGGCCAGCACCTGGAGCACCCGGT
The Longimicrobiaceae bacterium DNA segment above includes these coding regions:
- a CDS encoding CNNM domain-containing protein; translation: MGSLLPVVVIALLVLLNALFVAAEFAIVGVPRVSIERLAAGGDRVARTVLKVLHERKRRDRYIATAQLGVTMASLGLGMYGEHVLAEGIGGLLDRRMDWARWLTAHSLASVLAVAVLTYFHIVLGEMVPKSIALQGPERTVLWVTPVVLWVQRIAFVLIVSLNWLGNGVLRLMGINRQAAGDEQYRTPEELQYIVRESQAGGMLRAESAEVLQELLEFG